AATGCTGCTGCCTGATATAGAACCAGCCTTGGATTTCTTGTTGCTCCAGGGCGTTTGCTTCCCTCCACTCCTTGTGTTGCCTgatgaggctgtgtgtgtgtttgactgtgcaGCAGTATCCGTCTGCCTCCCTGTGGCTGGATGTTGTACTGACATGGCAACAGGTGGCAGGTACAAGTTGAACTCGGGGGTTTTAGACGCACTGTCTGCAATAAAGCTGCACTGAGTCGAGGCGTCGCGTGTCTCGGCTGTGGGGATGTCGGCAGTTTGAGTTCCTGCATGTCGAGTTTCgctggatgtttttttgcatttgaaaagCTCTGGGCTCTGAGTTTCAGCCTGAGGGTGAGGAGATGCAAACTGAGCTGTGCTGCTTCCTATCTGTTGGCCATTACTTCCTAAGGCTATATCTGGGCAAACCACACTCTCCATAACTTCCTGATCAACTGTGAAGctcaatttgttttttataagtGAGGTGAGAGGCCTGGGCTGACAGTTTCTCTGTTGCAATTCTCCCTGTGAGCCCTGGTTGGGGGTATCTGTATAACAGACTTGTTCCATATATGAAGAAGGAGAAGCCTGGAGATGTGGCTGGCAGTATTCTTCATCCTAAACAGTTAGAAAAGGAAAGTCTGTCAGATGTTCCCAAAGAGAGCAGTGGTGACAAATATTTGTTAACACTTGCTACACACTCTTTAATTACttagatttttaaattaaaataagacTTAACTGTGGTTTGAAACAGATTTGTTAGAAGGTTATCCCTCTGGAAAAGTCATCACTTTTATTTCAGACTTTTTACAAAactcaaaagaaacacaaaacagcaacaagttGGACAAAAGTTCCCAACGTCACTTAACTTACATCATTTGAGTCTGAACTGAGGTAACCTCCTCCACAAGAGCAATTTGGCAAATATCCACAGCCATTCATGGGGCCAGTATTGTGTCCAGGACATGCTGTGGGATTAAAAAAGGCAtctattcattttctttctttctctagcACATACACAATGAATGGACAACTTAGTTGGAGATGCTGAGGAAACTCACCAAAGTTTATGTCACTGCAGTTGGAGAGCTGAGAGGGAAACAGAACTGACTGTAAAACTTTAACTGCCCACATGAAATGATCACCATACAAATCCTGTTAGAAGCTCTGTACAACAGCTCGTGATGTTTGGAGAACCAGGCAAAATTTTATTACTGATCTACTTGGCTTTTACttagatttttattgtttgttatctATCAATTCAATCTTTGTTCCTTGGCAATTACAGACTCTCCCACTTGGTGGCAGTGAAAGGCTACTTTAACCTTAACACACGGATGTATAAGAGTTTACCTCCATTCCCATGGTCTGTGTGTCAGGGACAGTTCTGACAGTAGAGATTAAGAAAGAAAGTCCAACGTAAGAACACCTTGAGAGAATAATGCATGCCAAAAATAATTAAGTGTTTGCTTATATATTAAGTACAAACACTTACTGTGGTGCTGAAGATTTGACTGGTGTTCCATCTTTGAGATATATCTTTGATTGTGCACTCATAAAAGGAGAGGCTGAAATCAAAGTTAATGTtaacctgaagaaaaaaaaaagactcattgTGCTTATTTGAAGGTTTCAAGCAGTATTTACCCTCTCTTTCATATTCTTCATTACTGAATCCCCTAAAGACGTCCTCCTCAAACTGCTGCTCAGTTTCTGACTGGTTAAGCGTGAAGTCCAACATGGGCTCCATGTCCTCTGGTTGGTTAAGACAGAAGTTGACCTCATGTCTTGTGCGGTCTTTTGCCCCTGAAACACTATGACACAGTGGTTACAAAATGACCAGTTCATTCAAGGAgagcaaaaacatttacattctaGTGTTGGTCTCACTCTGCTTCTGGACTTCCAAACAGGACTGCTGTGGGTGTCTCCAGTTGGTAGAGGGTTGGGTTTGATCCACAGGACCAGAGCATATTGTCTGTCATAACTCTGGGCTGGGAGAAAGGCTGaaactaacaaaataaattcagattAGATGTTAGAGAAGCATCATATTTGGGAACACACTGTCACCTGTTAATGCTTAGACCTTCATAGGAGCTCCTATAGTTAGCTCGTAGAAATAATTTGGCCAATTACCACAGAGTGGTCTACAATACTATTCTTGACACGGAATAATGTAGATAGTATAGtagtaagtagtagtagtaatagtagatCAAGCCATTGTCAGTTTATTATTGTCCAGATAATACAAATGTTACAAAGCcaaattgattgttttgtcgTATTAAATAGTAATTTACTGATCTGtccacttgaaaaaaaaattcacgATTACCATGACTATTTAATTCTATGCCTGGGATGACACTGCTTGACAAATTTGAaagtttttaattaatattactGGCAGTATTGTAAGCAAATGCTTTCATTTGATTACATTTGAGGTGGCAGTTTGACCTGCTGCTTTGCTCAGGGTGTGGACAGGGTGTGGTACTCTTTTAACCAAAGCAAAATATTACTTTAAGGTGAAATGCAAAGCAGGGTTATAGTAGGCTGATACTTTCCTATGAGCAAAATCTATGATAACCTGTTTAACAGCACCAACATAAATGTAATTGGAGGCTTCTTGCTTGCCAACGTGCAAGAGTGCAGCAGTCAACTCTAACCATGGAATAACATTGTTAtattaatgtgaaatatttcttAAAGATATAATATTCTCTTTTCACTACCTTGAGCTGCTCC
The sequence above is drawn from the Seriola aureovittata isolate HTS-2021-v1 ecotype China chromosome 22, ASM2101889v1, whole genome shotgun sequence genome and encodes:
- the LOC130163157 gene encoding uncharacterized protein LOC130163157 isoform X1 — encoded protein: MNWVGGSRNRLVMKNDSKKQKEFFEKRKMQQKLKTMGIALPASPGDTSSGSMDLVTLFIVNQIAAKKEKKDPPKVAVFGSSKIGSSKQNKPLVLPMSPCSPSQLSLVDSQPQYSVHGTRKRTQVIPPGFKCRQLSPVLESAFSDNSASDYLPPIADPLTPFSSTSSAPSGQDFMQSVNLGQTKLVTSGIFPLKLRGQTQLPPHCSAPPWATSGLEQLKFQPFSQPRVMTDNMLWSCGSNPTLYQLETPTAVLFGSPEADVSGAKDRTRHEVNFCLNQPEDMEPMLDFTLNQSETEQQFEEDVFRGFSNEEYEREASPFMSAQSKIYLKDGTPVKSSAPQTVPDTQTMGMELSNCSDINFACPGHNTGPMNGCGYLPNCSCGGGYLSSDSNDDEEYCQPHLQASPSSYMEQVCYTDTPNQGSQGELQQRNCQPRPLTSLIKNKLSFTVDQEVMESVVCPDIALGSNGQQIGSSTAQFASPHPQAETQSPELFKCKKTSSETRHAGTQTADIPTAETRDASTQCSFIADSASKTPEFNLYLPPVAMSVQHPATGRQTDTAAQSNTHTASSGNTRSGGKQTPWSNKKSKAGSISGSSIISKFAANDSDSKVFLQGPINPFLDALSIGDGRGKENEEERVERGQQENGPLMKDLSDDAREEATSATGVHSPSDKAETLQEIADILLLLRQRKEEG
- the LOC130163157 gene encoding uncharacterized protein LOC130163157 isoform X2, which codes for MNWVGGSRNRLVMKNDSKKQKEFFEKRKMQQKLKTMGIALPASPGDTSSGSMDLVTLFIVNQIAAKKEKKDPPKVAVFGSSKIGSSKQNKPLVLPMSPCSPSQLSLVDSQPQYSVHGTRKRTQVIPPGFKCRQLSPVLESAFSDNSASDYLPPIADPLTPFSSTSSAPSGQVNLGQTKLVTSGIFPLKLRGQTQLPPHCSAPPWATSGLEQLKFQPFSQPRVMTDNMLWSCGSNPTLYQLETPTAVLFGSPEADVSGAKDRTRHEVNFCLNQPEDMEPMLDFTLNQSETEQQFEEDVFRGFSNEEYEREASPFMSAQSKIYLKDGTPVKSSAPQTVPDTQTMGMELSNCSDINFACPGHNTGPMNGCGYLPNCSCGGGYLSSDSNDDEEYCQPHLQASPSSYMEQVCYTDTPNQGSQGELQQRNCQPRPLTSLIKNKLSFTVDQEVMESVVCPDIALGSNGQQIGSSTAQFASPHPQAETQSPELFKCKKTSSETRHAGTQTADIPTAETRDASTQCSFIADSASKTPEFNLYLPPVAMSVQHPATGRQTDTAAQSNTHTASSGNTRSGGKQTPWSNKKSKAGSISGSSIISKFAANDSDSKVFLQGPINPFLDALSIGDGRGKENEEERVERGQQENGPLMKDLSDDAREEATSATGVHSPSDKAETLQEIADILLLLRQRKEEG
- the LOC130163157 gene encoding uncharacterized protein LOC130163157 isoform X3, giving the protein MNWVGGSRNRLVMKNDSKKQKEFFEKRKMQQKLKTMGIALPASPGDTSSGSMDLVTLFIVNQIAAKKEKKDPPKVAVFGSSKIGSSKQNKPLVLPMSPCSPSQLSLVDSQPQYSVHGTRKRTQVIPPGFKCRQLSPVLESAFSDNSASDYLPPIADPLTPFSSTSSAPSGQGQTKLVTSGIFPLKLRGQTQLPPHCSAPPWATSGLEQLKFQPFSQPRVMTDNMLWSCGSNPTLYQLETPTAVLFGSPEADVSGAKDRTRHEVNFCLNQPEDMEPMLDFTLNQSETEQQFEEDVFRGFSNEEYEREASPFMSAQSKIYLKDGTPVKSSAPQTVPDTQTMGMELSNCSDINFACPGHNTGPMNGCGYLPNCSCGGGYLSSDSNDDEEYCQPHLQASPSSYMEQVCYTDTPNQGSQGELQQRNCQPRPLTSLIKNKLSFTVDQEVMESVVCPDIALGSNGQQIGSSTAQFASPHPQAETQSPELFKCKKTSSETRHAGTQTADIPTAETRDASTQCSFIADSASKTPEFNLYLPPVAMSVQHPATGRQTDTAAQSNTHTASSGNTRSGGKQTPWSNKKSKAGSISGSSIISKFAANDSDSKVFLQGPINPFLDALSIGDGRGKENEEERVERGQQENGPLMKDLSDDAREEATSATGVHSPSDKAETLQEIADILLLLRQRKEEG